The Glycine soja cultivar W05 chromosome 4, ASM419377v2, whole genome shotgun sequence genomic sequence TGCATGACCATTAAACTCTTATCAAAAGAGATGATAAATTTTTCTTGATCTTTTATTTATggctaaattatatttttgtccttctatttattttatttgatccatatattatcataaaattaaggtttaatttggtatcttaattttcaaaataaatgcaACCAATTAGTCTTTTATGTTCAATTGAGCTAAGGATGTTATTGTTATTACAAGTAAAAGTTTAATTGTGTGGAAAGATGGCAATGCTCAAATATTCAATAATGTGGTGTAGGAAGATTGATTTGTCATCAACCAAATTTGGAAACTCCAATCCATCATCAACAAAGTTTTCTACTCAAAACCAAGTCCTGTTCGTGAGATCAATGTTCATTGGAATCCTCTTGCCTCAAACTCCGTCAAGCTTAATACTGATGGAAGATCTCTTTGGAACCCCAACATTGATGGCTTTGGTGGTCTTCTTCGTGACTCCTTAGGACAATGGATTTCATGCTACTCTGGTTCTTGTGGAATTGCTACTTGTCTCTTCACTGAGCTCATCGTTTTATACCATGGTGTTAACCTTGCATGGAATAAAGGTATTAGAAGTCTTGCTTGCGAATCAGATTCTAAAGTCTCTCTTGAGCTTATCAAGTTTGTTAATCCTTTGACGCATCTGTATTCTGCTAGCATTCAAACTATAAGAGtgcgtttggatagagaattttaactgaggaaagtaatttatcaaagaatttaaatttttgtaatctaaaattcattgtttggatttttttatgaagaatttaaatttttggaattttaaaacaaaattttaagcaactaaaaatgtgaaatttcaatttccttctaaaaggtgagaaattgaaattctcttcttgataGAAGAATCTTCTAAAATGTTTGTGCATTTCCTTTATAACCTTCATCTTTTCTTTCACCTGAAAGTTTCCGAAATCTCGTTCTCGAATTTGCGACTCTTCTCTCACGCTGATGATCCTCTTCTTCCAGAAACACCGTCTGAGCTCGTGGAACATCGACTGTGTGTGGGCGTAGGGGGATACTTAGAAATGCACTCGCCAGTCAGGGGAGCAATCATCGTTGTCCATCACGCAGGGGAGGTGCTCGCCAGTGCGGAGGGCCTGGGTCATGCCTTACACCGTTGATTGAATATTGTGGTCAGGTGTGGTGGTGTACGCCGTCGTGTCCTGGTTTCCCTGCAATTTCTCATGCCGCATCagtattcttctctttggaagcACACCAAGCatatcttctcttctctttgcattcattttcttttactctcacaattttaatttttttttatccaaacacaaaagtttgaaaataaaataatttcaattgaagtatttgaaattcttagaatttaaaatttctcagaattttaaattccctCATCCAAATACACTCTAAAGGATTTCATGCAAATGGATTGGAATTTGACTTTCAACCACACTCTCAAGAAAGGGAATAGTTATGCTAATTGGCTCGCCAAGAATGTGCTCATAGTGACACCTCTTTTCAGATTTGGAACAATAGTCCGATAGCTATAGGTCCTTGTCTTCTAGGTGATGCCCTAGGCATGTCTGTAACTAGGCTTCATTAGTATCAGTCTCTTTACTTTTCCAactgattaaaaaaacattaaaggcAAGTAATTAATGTCTAAgcgaaaagaaaacataaaatttgacttgagaataattagaaaaaaaatgattttaatgcctaatgtttttttcttgacTGAAAATGTCCAACGTTTTAGAATTTcatcaaaatcttttttttatgcaaAGAATTTCATCAAATGGGAGAAAACGTGAAGGAAAGTAGTCAATAATTTTCCTCAAATCCTGTAAATGAAGACTCACGGACCATAAATATGTATGTGGTTGGATTGAGGCAACCTTCCACATAGAAAGTCATAGGAATAGGAACGAAGATGCAAGGTGTTAACTAGGAGattaagaaagaaggaaaagagagaaaaatcataagtttaatctctactaacaaaaattaataaaactaataattaacagttgctgataaaaagaaaagtcaTAGAGCTTTCCCTTCCCATGGCCTACCATTGTTTTTTTAGATATTAGACCTCGTAGGCACCATATACTATAACATTGCATGCTAATATATTGTTCCACGTGTTGTTAGTTTGACCTTGCTCTTGGTTTCGGGTACTTTAACCCCACCTTTAACTTCAATTGTTCCATATGATTAACTaagtttttaattcttaaaatttttgaaaactcAATTTTTAATCCCTAAACAAAAATTTGCTTGATCAAGGTCCTTCAGACATTATATATGTTTTACgagaattaaataatttcatagcTACACATAACAATAtttggtaaaattaaaatatctaaaattaaaaataaataatcttttttaaggtgtccaaatataaaaatgaaaaatgtaataatacaattttttgtcTAACCAGGAGATATTTGAAGCTTATTATTTGGTCTCTAACTAATCTCCCTCCCACTAGGTTGGTTCATTTGGAGGTAATGCGGTATATCCAGTTATGACTCCATGTCTTAAGAGACCCAAATGTTGAACCACTTGTGTCaactgtaacatcccaatttttgtaatctagattaaaaaggattgttatttataaataaatagagttttagaaaaaatgatgagattttataaataaataaataatgagatataattattaattaaaataatgattggagagaaaataaaaagggtatttcatttatttgtttgatagaaaataaaatagagtttatttttataaaataaataaataaatatagagcaaataataggctaagtaccctaggtataaatagttatgttaagtcagatgtctctttttggcctcattttcgtttttcccctactcctctcaaaactctttctttttcctgcagctcaccaaacctgtcttagaaaaacgatgatcttgggctcattcaccgttggatcgtcgtgaaatttgagcactacgttcgcaacccaattaCGAGCATTATCACCGTTGGAAATTTCGATATTAtgtctgagcttagaggaaaacccttcgcattgttgccttttattttcccgcagaaacccaaaactgtctcggtaaaacaacgatcccggtttcgttaaccgttggattttcatgaaatttggatatgttgttagaAATTCAATTGTGcacacttccaccgttgggattttctaGATTATgtttgtggagggagaaaaaggaatcacatgaagacagtacaagtggaggtttcaatctcttctccgtctctctgacgtttgagaattctatcggagcagttggaggaataactgaaggaatctcagggaaccgctagagatgttactaTCGCTAGCTGAAGACAcatgagtccgctcagaggtaaaggatgagtttatcgcaattgggggttaaaatgaacatgtgtagggatccttagagaactaaatttgggtttacactactagaaaatttgGATTTTAAGTCGGTTCTTATGCCCATGTCACGACGGTTTTTAACCGTCGTTAATGCCAACGTCGTAAAATGTATGAGCTATTTTACGACGGTTATGGAAACCGTCGTTGTAAGGTTTTAATACTATGACGGTTATctataaccgtcttagtatgcGTCAAATATTACAACGTTTCTTCTATAACCGTCTTAAAGTGAACAGATAATTTTGGATTATAAAGACGGTTCCGATAACCGTCTTAGTAGGTGACaatcaaaatttacattttaagacggttttgagGACCGTCTTTGTATGTTATCCCAATTTACGATGGTCTTTGTGACCGTCTTAGATGACATGTGAAGACTGCATACGAAGACGTTTTATAGGAAACGTCTTTGTATGTTAAGCCAATTTACGACGGTTATGAAAACCGTCTTTGTAGGTCTACATTATGTTGTCATTTTACGACGTTTTAGGGAACCGTCTTTGtatgtctaatttttttttaatttactttgttttattgatgcaattttttttacattgatctCTGGTAAagaatgagaaattaaaatagggaaaaattTCAGAAGAATACACTTACACTCGAGGGGAAAAATTTCAGAAGAATACACTTACCAAAAGAACAAAGATGTTGTTATGTACATAACATGGTCATGTCACTTAAAAGGGGAAAAATTTCAGAAGAATACACTTACACTCGAGGGCACACAAAGAACTATGCCAAGAACAACATCAGTATGCAGCTCCAGCTATTGAACTGAGTCCAGTAAGGTTAGATTCTTACTCTCAAGTTCTCATTTCAAGCTTCTCATCAACATATAAAGAAGCAAaacaacacaaattaaaaaagaataagaagaaatttattccctcaaaatctcaaataaaaaaaataaaaacaaaattaggtACCAAAGATAGCCATGGCGAATCCACAACCACCACCGCAGACATCCTTACAAGAGTAACCAAAGGGCGGAACCCTAACAAGAACCAGCGTCAACAGTGACATCCTATGCGGCAGAGCTCTGGGAAGGTAATCCCACATTTTGATCCTTGGTAAGGAAAGGTGTGAGAGTTTCTGGGAAGGGAGCCATGGTCTTCTCTCCTTCCAAGTATATTTCTAGTGCCTTACAATCATTTTCCCACTATCCTATGAACcataaacacaatttttttaaccataCTACCACAACCAACAGTTCTCAACATCTCTTTCTTGTTCTCAATAAAAATTCCCCATTTAAGTAACCACTACAAGCCAAATTTGATTGTGATTTGTGAAGAATGTTAGCAGGTCAAACATAGTTTTGGGTGTCATCATAAAATTTAAGATGTAAGGGGCAATACTTGTTTTCAATTCACCATTGTAATATGCATAATTGATCCTGTTATAAGAAAAGTTTATCTATGTTATCTAGCATGAAAAAACAGGCTGGATAAGAACTTGGTTATTTTTACCGAAACATTAAGCAGTTCTGGCTAGCTGCTTGATTAGTTGTTGATTGATTTCCAAAAGGAGCCTTTGACGCATCTATGAAAAATGACCACAAGTCAAGCTATCAGAAAGTTAAAACTTTAAAGGAGTATCAAAAATGAAACACGTCACATCTCATTAACTATATGAAGCTTGAcggtttgtatatatatatatatatatatatatatatatatatatatatatatatatatatatatatatatatacactcaattacaaaaataaattagtttatacTAGCTATTATGATCCAATTGTTTGATTAACGGTAAAATCATGGGATTTAACCGActcttagtaaaaaaaatgaaatattttgttagagttgttaataatttttttgggtaaatAGAGTCTTGAATTTAACCAACACGTAAATTACCGTTGAAGTGAATTAGGCTATAgacaattaaaacaaatgaatGAAGTGAATTAcaagcaagcttctatagagaATTCAAggtcaataaaatattaaaagagtaCAATTATAAAGCTAAACAGAAAAAGTTATCTAAACGAAATGGGAACCTTGCAATTAATAACAAGGTAATGGAACAAAGGttattttaatagaaaattcatttcttgtaaaGGGTAAAAGTTAAATGTGTATTGTGTACCTGTGGTAGGAAAGCTTTCCTGATACCATAATCGGCATCAATGTCTAAGAGCCCTCGAAGACCAACAGGAATGGCCCGCCTGTATCTGCAACCACCTACTATTGTCATTCCCTTGCCATCCTCAACATATCTAGAGTCTCAATGTGTTTCTGAACTCTCCTAAtcttcacataattttttttcccaaaacGTACAACGTTAATGACACCCAAAAATATCATTTGATATAGATTTCAGTTTAGAAAATCAAGAGTTTAGTACCTGCTCTCTTCTCTGCAAAAATAGGTACACTAGTTCACGTTGTGGAAATTAATAGTGTGAAACTAGGTGCTATTACCTTCTTGGCAAGTTTATCAACCTCCACCTTTATTTCTGTCAAGGATTTTAATGTCTTCTCCTTCTTAGCAATTTTTAACATCTCAAGTAACCTTCTTTTTCTACTCTCAATGTCCACAAGCAGCACCAATTTTGATCCATCTTTGACCCTCTCAACATCAAGATATGACTTTGAAtccctctcttttttcttgtaAATCAATTTCCGATCCTGAACGTGCAATCCTGTAGGTTCTGTTAACATTTTCTTCAATTCCCCTGCACCCCCAGGAACCAACTTCCAATAGTCCatcaataatcaattaaaaagagGATGAGCCATACTTCAAAGAAAATGAAGTAAGGATGGAATTACCAAAACTTGCATGAGAACTGATTTGAATTTGGTGATAGGATGAGCCATACTTCACTTTGACTTGTTCAAAACTTTGtatattatatgtttttccTGTCTGCCGGTGTATGCTACTTTCAATTACTATCATTTGCCAAAAAGTCCATCACCATTCCAATTCCAAACTTTATAATTCAGTTTTCTTCTCTACTATTTTTAATTCCAATTTTCTTTAGGGCCATTCCATTTCTTACAATTTTTCTTTGCCTACATTGCCTTTTTCATTTCCTTATTCTTTCAGTGTTTTAATTGTCTCTACAAAGATACttgattatattataatatactaTTTGTATTTTCACAATTACTCTAAGAGGTATGGCATACAAAAACGTATACTAGTAGATTAGAAGAGGAACAGTACACATACCAGCCATCAATTTGTAACACAAAAAGATTGCAAGAAGGTTTATCATTGCAGTAGTATAATTTGTACTTAGTGGAAACACACCAGTATCATTACAGTAGTATATTGTTACTTTTCTACAAGAATAATATTAAACTTAGTGGAAACACACCAGCCAAGAAGAAATACCAGGCCATTCAGTGGCAGGAAGTGATTGGCTTCCATTGCTTCCAAAGGCAACTCCTATTCTTACTTCAGGAGTTGATATGAAAGAATACAGAAGTGCTTTTCCATCTAGAATTGGTGAGGCAAGAAGCTGCAAAACGAATATGAATGATGATtagattaataaaaagaaaaagggattAAACCAGTTTCTTAGTAATGCAGGAAAATCAGTGGCCAAGCCCATGAATTAAAGATGAAAAAGTCAAATggaaacttcaaaataaaaagttgcAATAAGCTGGTCATCAAGGTTGATAATTCTCAAAGCAACAAGTGTTAATTAAAAGTTCCCTGACCACTTGCTCCTATAGATCACAAAAGCAGTGCTCCCAGTGATTGTAGTGGCGCTGTAAAATcacatgaaggaaaaaaaattacagatttggactaaaatatatttctcaCATTACTCACAAAAACAGATTATACAGATTTGGACTAAAAAATACAGATTATACAAATGCTACTACCACTGCTCCCCCTcccccactttttttttctctccctaCCAATATCActtcaaaagtataaaaattattggAAAATTCAACATATAAAAAAAGCTGAAAAATTTGAAAGCGAAGAAAACTAAAACCTGATCACCAATAGTTGACCACAACATCCCTTGCAAAGCCAAGCTAGGAGGGCACGATCCTTGCGAAAACTCCTGCAGTTCAACTCTTTCCTACAAAATAATTGCTCAAGTTCAGTTCAAAATCTTCCAAATTCATAGTCTATAAAGTGTTTCCACGACAAAATTGCATGTCTGAAAAGagcataataaaaacaaataaaaacgacaaaattaaaaataaaagaactaaaCAGAAAAATTATAGTGCTGCCACGCGTTTCCAGCGAGACTCTCAGCCTTCTTAGTAGCCTCTGCGGCCTTCTTGCCCCATCTTCCCAGCACATTGCGAACAGTCACCACCGTCTCTGGTCacaatcaaaatgaaaatacgcATCCACGCGAATGCAAAGGGAAAGCAAAACaggatttacaaaataaaaaattttaaaatataaaaatactgaCCCATGAACGTTGTGGGAGGttgggagaaggaagaagaagaggaaaagtATGGATTGGAGCGCGGTTTGTGAGGGGAAGAGGTGAAGGTGGATTCGGTAACCAATTCGGGGCTCCAGTGCACCAATTTTTGTGTGTTGTCAGATGACGATGCGGCGTGTTCCTTCGGGACCTTGTGCTGGAGGGCGATGCACTTGGCCTTCATGGAGGCGGACTCAAGAGGAACAACGTTGGACGGAGGTGGAAGCGGCGGTAGAACCTTAGGGACGGGGACCTAAACGGTGGCGTCGTCCTTGCGTGTGTCGGCGAGGAAGTTGCGAAGCACTGAAACGTCGTGAACAAAGGCATTGGGAGCATCGGGAGCAGTGTGGAGCGTGCGCAGAAACCCTAGCGTGCAATGGGTGGAATGCGAAGAGGGTAAagaaataaagagagagagaaagttgtCGTGAAGGAATACGAAGGCGGTTTTGCTTTAAACCCGTCGttgttcaaattttttataattacggAAATGCCACCGTGtcatattctaagacggttatttataaccgccttagaatgtacgACGTAAAAGCAAATTTTTGTTCtcctaattacaaaattgccaccgTGCCTTATTTTAAAACGGTTCTCAAGAACCGTCGTAGATGACGCGTcgtaaatatcatattttctagtagtgttattttgggatgtttattgaattataatttttctttatgattatgtgatgcaatcctaccccgcaagggcattggatacaaaaactccaagtagattgggccagagatgcaagagaaggccctagggttcttatgagccttagggtagatttcgggcccatgggctaagtacgagcccgcttatctttgtaaatattagattaaggtttcattatttttgggccttgtatttagggctccataatgtaggtagggtaccctagaaatataggattttttagcccttgtattttagggcacctagactagtttttgtattaggggtaattttgtaatttcgcatgcactaagtggatatttgatgtgtgtggttggaaataaatttaattgaattggtagaagcccaatccaattaaattttagagggggaggtgagcatttgcttactacaccccattgtcacatcatatagtcacactttgtgcatgtccttcatgcttttcatgcctcatgacacctaagcacacttagtggagaatcttggaattgatcttggattagtgagctgaaccataactaaaattcactaattataattagtgaaattttggctccaaagtttggctccacaaattcaagtgaaatttgaatttccctccaattttgtgtgacacttaggctataaatagaggtcatgtgtgtgcatttttttcaactttgatcatttgaatattaaacttcagatttcaaagctcatttagagcacaaaatttcgtgctcttctctccctctcccttcattcatctccttcttcctccaagctcttatccatggcctcctatggtggtgagcttcttctaaactcatcttctccttgaagtggcgtctcctctccctcttccttctccattccgctgccattcatcttccaagaagcaaaggaatccattgatgaagaagatcctaggcctacaagctccagtggagcttgcatcatgtggcaccaatcctcctttccaattccctatatggcaactcacaaacaaggaaacaaagagacaagcaataaccaaagacaaaaaataaatgaaatgaaagctaaaccaatagagttttaacaagacaaattttcaaggattattcaacaattaaagcaatgaaaagcacaaaaaagcaagctaggactcaaagagaaacctagaatggctctagagtagagtagaaaaactaaaaaaaaaaagactcaagaaacctctagttttggcacttgttttcacaataattttcaatttaaatttcagaactaggattggtataaaataggcaccaattatagaacaaatttttgagccaaaacaacaagcacacttccctttcacttttttttcctggacactgatttttctgccaacttgtgtaatttttcttattttttcctttaatccaaatcgcttggttctttttttgtaatttttttccagatgtctagaaaattcagtaaaactttcagctcaaaactcatagtgaccaattccgagtaatttatacaattttgtatgttcaagctgccagcaccagcgatttcaacctagaaatcaagagtagtgtttatgttgcttaaggcttggatagttacaatttgtgtttgcttatgctcaattatcttgaataacacaattcaagagagcttaagacttatttgattcacaaatccagccacaactcagcactacaactcaacttcatcataggcatcatgtaggaatcttagaaaaca encodes the following:
- the LOC114408174 gene encoding GLABRA2 expression modulator-like, giving the protein MKAKCIALQHKVPKEHAASSSDNTQKLVHWSPELVTESTFTSSPHKPRSNPYFSSSSSFSQPPTTFMETVVTVRNVLGRWGKKAAEATKKAESLAGNAWQHYNFSV